In Candidatus Desulfatibia profunda, the DNA window TTGTCCTGATTGGAGGAGATCCGGGAATCGGCAAATCGACCTTGATGCTTCAGGCGCTCTACGCGCTGGCTATAGCGGGCCATAAAGTTTTATATGTATCCGGAGAGGAGTCGATCCGGCAGCTACGGATGCGCAGCAAACGGTTGTCGTCGGTATCTGCCGACTTGCTGGTGGTTTCAGAGATAGACCTTGAGTCGATCCTGGCAATGGTGCAATCAACACAACCGGATGTTCTTGTCATCGACTCGATTCAGACCATGTTCAGTCCCGACTTGACGTCGGCCCCCGGCAGTGTCAGCCAGGTTCGCGAATCGACCCTGCGGCTTATGCTCATGGCCAAACAAACCGGCACACCCGTATTTCTGGTCGGTCATGTGACCAAAGACGGCGCCATTGCAGGCCCAAGGCTTCTGGAACACATGGTCGATGCTGTTCTTTACTTTGAAGGGGACCGCAATTATGTCTTTCGGATACTGAGGGCTGTTAAAAACCGATTCGGATCGACCAATGAGATCGGCGTATTTGAAATGAATGCAAGCGGTCTGCAAGAAGTTGCCAACCCGTCGGCCGTGTTTCTGGCCGAACGTCCGGTCGACACGCCGGGATCGGTTGTGACGGCCAGCATGGAAGGAACGCGCCCGATCCTGGTTGAGCTGCAGGCCCTTGTCAGCAGCACAAGCTTCGGAAACCCTCGCAGAACCATTCTTGGCATTGAGCAAAACCGGGTTGCCCTGCTGGTTGCCGTCATGGAAAAAAAATTGGGCATGCATCTGATGGGACACGATATCTTTATCAATGTGGCCGGTGGTGTCAAGATTGATGAACCCGCCGTTGACATGGGCATCGTTTCTGCGATTGCCTCCAGCTTTTTGGACCGTCCGATTCAAAATGACACGATTGTTTTCGGCGAGGTCGGCCTTACCGGGGAAGTCAGGGCAATCGGTCATGTTGAAACACGGGTGTCCGAGGCAAAGAAAATGGGTTTTACAAAATGTTTTATGCCGGAAAGCAATTTGAAACGCATGACCGCCGTAAACGGAATAGAACTCAGAGGTATCAAGACGGTTTCGGAAGCGATGGAAGAATTATTCTAAACTAATTTCTTTGGTAGCTTTTATAAAAGCAAAAACATGGTTTATAACTTTTTTATCCTTTAATCCGGAAAGAAACTTGAAACTTGAAACTGGGTTTGAGTCTTGATTAATTAACATGTTATCCCAATTTCGAGTTTCGAGTTTCAAGTTTCGAGTTTCGAGTTTCGAGTTTCAAAATAGTGTAAACCGAAAAATGGATGATACCAATTTTTCAATAACTTCTCAATGAAATATACAAATCCAAAGCGTGGCCGCTGGCAGGATCATTATTCGCAGCGGGCAAAGCAGGAAAAGTTTCCGGCAAGATCTGTCTATAAACTTAAGGAGATCCAGCAAAAGTACAATCTAATCAAAAAAGGCGACAAGGTTCTCGATTTAGGATGTTCGCCTGGATCCTGGCTGCTTTTTGCGGCGACCCTGACAGGCGCCGGCGGACGGGTCGTGGGAATCGACTTGCAGCCGGTTGTGATCAAGCTTCCATCACAGGTCAGCGTATATACCGCCGATATCCTGTCGTTGAATGCTGACATTTTAAGCTCCCTGGGAAACGATTTTAACGTCGTTGTCAGTGATATGGCACCGGCAACCACCGGCAGCAAACACGTTGACAGCGCCAGATCGTTTCACCTTTGCCAGACCGCGCTGGCAATGGCTCAAAACGTACTGATACCCGGCGGCGCTTTTGTCTGCAAGATCTTCCAGGGGGAGGATTTCAAGGCGTTCTCAGATGCCGTCAAGGCCGGTTTTAACAAATTCAAGATCTTTAAACCCCGGAGCAGCCGCAAGGCCAGCCGGGAAATTTATATTATCGGATTGGAAAAACATTAGGAGGTAACGATGTCGGGTCACAGCAAGTGGTCGAGCATCAAACATAAAAAAGGCGCTGTGGATGCCAGGCGGGGAAAAATTTTCACCAAACTTATCAAAGAGATTACCGTTGCCGCCCGTACAGGAGGGGCAGATCCGGCTGCGAATCCAAGGCTGCGGGGGGCGATTCAGGCCGCAAAAAGTGAAAATATGCCCAAGGATAACATTGAACGTGCCATAAAAAAAGGAACCGGAGAACTTGAAGGCGTCAGTTACGAAGAGGCTCTTTATGAAGGGTACGGCCCCGGCGGCAGCGCTATTTTAATAGAATCTCTTACCGATAACAAGAACAGGGCTGTTGCGGACATTCGCCATATCATCAACAAAGCCGGCGGAAAAATCGGTGCGGCCGGATGCGTGGCCTGGATGTTCGCTAAAAAGGGCTATATCGTTGTCGAAAATACGGCCGTTGACGAAGACGTTTTAATGGAGGCCGCCATTGATGCCGGTGCCGAGGATGTTCGCCAAGATAACAGCAATTATGAAATCATCACTGCTGTCGAGGATTTTGAACAGGTCAAAGCCGCGATCGATAAAAGATCGATTTCCTATATTGCCGCCGAACTCACCATGCTGCCGCAGTCGACCATAAAGCTTCGGGGTCAGGAAGCCGAGCAGATGGTTCGCTTGATGGAGACGCTGGAAGATTGTGAGGATGTCCAAAAAGTTTACACCAATGCCGACATCCCCGAAGAGTTGGTTGGCGATTAAGCCTTCATCTTGGACAGGGAAAGGTCGATCATCCTTTGAACCGCTGTGAACGCCGGCCGGCGTATGTCTTCAGGAACCTTTACCTCTCCCTGCATGAACTCGAGGCTCCTGAAGATATCTTCGAGAGTGATCTTTTTCATGTTTTTACACAGCATTTTGGGGGAAGCGGGGTAGAACGATTTGTTCGGATTTGCCTTTTTCAGCGGGTACAGCAGTCCGATCTCCGTGCCGACGACAAATTCAGCGCTTTCAGACTCTCTGGCATATCGAAGCATACCGGACGTGCTGCGTACAACGTCGGCCAGCTCAAGAACTTCAGGCCGGCATTCGGGATGAGCCATAAAAACCGCACCCGGGTGTTTTTTCATGGCGTTGTGTACATCCTGGGCTTTAAGCGTTTCATGCGACGGACAATATCCGTCCCAAAGATGAATTTTTTTCTTTGTCTGTAAAGCCGTATACATGGCCAGATTCCGGTCGGGCGTCATTAATACTTCCGCTGCATCCAGGCTGCTGACAACATCAACGGCGTTCGCCGAAGTGCAGCATATGGTTGACAGCGCTTTGACCGCCGCCGTTGAATTGACATAGGTGACGACCGGCATGGGCGGAAGTTTAGCGATCATGATTTGAAGTGCTTCCGGTTCAATCATATCGGCCATCAGACACCCGGCGTCTTTACGGGGGAGCAGGACGGTTTTGTCCGGAGAAAGAATTGAAGCGGTTTCGGCCATGAAATGCACGCCGCAGAAGACGATAACCTCAGCATCGGTTTGGGCGGCTTTAATACTCAGCTCCAGGGAGTCGCCGGTAAGATCCGCAAGGTCCTGGATTTCCGGCGGCTGGTAGTTATGGGCCAGCATGATCGCTTTTCTTTTTTTCAGCAGCGCTTTGATTTGTTCCTTCATGGGACTACTCCTTATAAAATCGCGAAGCGATTTTATACAACGCGGCTTCGCCGCTCTGACACAAAAAATCGGGCTACTCGTCGAGGTGCAGGATTTCTACTCCTTCAGGTATTTTAAACGTAAAGAGCGCGTCATCAAGCTTCTCTTCGAACCGTATATTGCTGAACTCGATTCGGGTTTTATCCTGGTAAGAATTATAGGTAACGATTCGGACCACCTCAAAGGTCTGGGCTGAAATCGACAGATAGATAACAGAGACATCGAATGTTTTTTCGACAGGGTACAATGCCAGTTTGTAGTTGTTGTTCTGGATCTCATTTTCCAGGTCGATTAAAAATCTGCGCCGTATGCCCCTGATATCCGAAAGAAAGCCGGCCCCCTTGCCGTCTCTGAAAAAAACGGGGGCTTTGCCGATCATCACCTGATTGTCTTCGGGCCGGTAGATCCATAAGGTCTTGCCGTCCGTAATGACCGTTTGCAGATCCGGTTTTTCGTACTCCCAGCGCATCATGCCGGGACGTTTAACATAGATTCGGCCCGAGGCCGTTTCGGTAATCTCCATGGCAGGGATCGTCGATACCTGCTCGAAACGGGCTGAAAAGCCTGAAGCAGCGTATCTGTTTTCAACCCTGTTTAGGATTTCGTCAAGGGAAAGCCTTTGTGGTCCGGCCGCAGGAGACTCCTGGCCGAGCACTACAAAGCTCCTAAAAAACAAAAAGATGGAAAAAAGAAACAATATTTGAATAATCTTGTTCAAAAATTCTCCGCCGTCTGCTCAAAAGATCAACGCATCGCGATCGTCAATCTGTTTTTTTGCGTTTTTTTTGATAAAATCTTTTATGGTGCATCAATAATAAAAGCAACCAAAATTTCAGAACACCTGACCGGTGAAAACATGTTTGATATCGAATTCAGATGATTTCTTAAATGCAAAGCTGCTGTATTTTGGAATTTTGGAATATTGGAGTGCTAAAGTGTTGGATTATGGTTGATGTAATCCTTATAAGCGTCTGTGGTTTCTATCATGCAGGCCATCGGCATTAGCTTTGGTGCGTTATAGCCACGCTTCAATATTTTTCCCGGCAGCTTGCAGATAGTCAAGGAGCAGCACGAAATTTTCATAGTTCTAGCGAAAACGATTGATTATAATATTTTTCGCCGCCAAATGAACAAAATTTAAGATGAAGCGACTAAGGCATGACCCCGTATGTTTTGAGTTTTTTATGCAGCGTTTTGCGGGTTATGCCGAGCTGCCGCGCGGCTTCGCTTTTGTTACCGGCCGTGGATTCAAGGGTGCGCAAGATGGTGGCTTTTTCAATCTCATTTAGAGACACCTCTGAAGCTGTAAACCCCATGGTATTCGGGATTTGGGCAGGCTGCAGCGGAACTTCGTGTATGAGCGTAAGATCATGCTCGTTAAGATAGGCGCTGCGCGCAAGCACTACGCCCCTTTCAGCGGTATTCATCAGTTCGCGCACGTTGCCGGGCCAGTGATATCGTATCAATTGATCCATGGCCTGGGGGGTAAATCCCTTTATGTCCTTTCGGTTCCTGGCAGCAAAAACTTGCAGGAAATGCTGGGCCAGCAGCGGAATATCATCCCTTCTTTCTCTTAACGGCGGAAGCTTTAAACTGACGACGTTCAGGCGGTAGTAAAGATCTTCCCGGAACAATCCCGCGGATATCAGATCCGGAAGATGTTTATTGGTAGCCACGATCAGCCTCACGTCCACCTTGATCACCTGTTCTCCGCCCACGCGGGTGAGTTCGCGCTCCTGCAGCACCCGCAGCAGCTTGACCTGCATGGTAAGCGGCATTTCACTGACCTCGTCTAGAAACAGGCTGCCGCCGTGGGCCTGAAAAAAACGACCTTCTTTGCGGCGGTCGGCTCCGGTAAAGGCTCCTTTTTCGTGGCCGAAAAGTTCCGATTCAAGGAGTGTTTCCGTAATGGCTGCGCAGTTGATCTTTATAAAAGGACCGTCTTTTCTCGGGCTGTTAAAATGGATCGCTCCGGCAATGAGTTCTTTGCCCGTGCCGGACTCGCCGGTGATCATCACGGTTGCTTCCGAAGGGGCCACATGGGCCACTGTTTCCAGAAGGTCTACCATGGCCGGGCTGCGGCCGATGATATTCCGGCTGTCAAATTGTTTGCCGAGGCTTTCTTTCAGGATGCGGTTTTCCTCTTTGAGCCGGGTATGCTCCATGGCTCGTTCCAGGTTAAGGCGCAGCTTATCAAAATCAAGGGGTTTGGTCAGGTAATCGTAGGCGCCTTTTTTTAGAGCTTCAATCGCTGTTTCGACAGACGAATAAGCGGTCATGATGGTTACCGGTGTGGCAGGATTGAAGGTTTTTATCTGTTCGAGGGCCTCGATGCCGGAAACTTTTAGCATGCGGACATCCATCAGAACCAGATCAAAGGGGCGCTGTTGCACCTGTTCGATAGCGGTTGAACCGTCGTCCGCCTCGACAATATCGTATCCCCATCCTCCAACAAGGGTCCGCAACATGGTGCGGTGGGCGCTGTCGTCATCTACGATCAATATGGTCTTTTTTGCTTTCATCGGTTTTTTCTAAATCGCTTGGGTGATGCTGCCGTTGCGTGAGATATTCGGGTGCACGCCCGGCAAGCAGATGGTAAACGTGGTTCCTTGACCCTTTCGACTTTCGACGTTTATCTCGCCGTTATGGGCTTCAATGATGTTGTGAACGATCGCCAGTCCGAGACCTGTTCCTGATGCCTTGGTGGTAAAGAAGGGGTCAAAAATGTGTACAAGATCGTCTTTGCCGATGCCTGTACCGGTATCTTGGACCCGGATTTCAATTCCCAGGTTTTCGGCATTGGTTGAAAGCGTGACGGTTAGATCTCCGCCGGTCTGCATCGATTCGATGGCGTTCAGATAAAGGTTTAAAAGCACCTGGCTGATCCTGTCCGGGTCAATAAAGGCCATGTTGATTTCAGGAGCGAATCTGGTTTGAATGTTTATGTTTGCTTCCGAAGCCTGCCGTTCGATCAGCTTGAGGGAGTCTTTGATAAAGTGGTTTAGCTGAATCGATTTTCTTGAAATTGTGATCGGCCTGGCAAATTCGTGAAGCTGGCCGACAACCCGGTTTAAGCGGTCTACTTCTTGGATCATGATGTTGGAGATGTGTTTATCCTCCGGTATGTTATGATACCTTTCCTTGAAATAGGTGGCAAACCCTTTAATGGAACTCAAAGGGTTGCGAATCTCATGGGCAACACCGGCTGCCAGTCTTCCCATGGACGCCAGGCGCTGGCTTCTGGCGATTTCTTTTCGCAATGAACGGACTTCACTGAGGTCTTTAAACAGCAGGACATATCCAAGAAACGTTCCACTCTCGTCATTCAGCAATGTGGCACTGACTTCCAGCGGAATTTTTTTGTTTTCACTGAGATTACAATCGATTTCTTTTTCAACGATTATCTTATTACCATCGAGGCTGTTGAGAAGATGGTAAAGCTCCGGCGGAAGGACGTCTTTGGCGTCTTTTCCGCAGGTGTTATCGGACAAAAGGTTGAGAATCGATCCGGCGACATGATTTAACGAGGTAATCTGTTGATGATTATCCAGAGCCACCAGTCCGATCGGCATATGCTCAACCACATTGTCTGAAAAGGCTTTAATCCTGGAAAGCGACGTTCTGGCGGTGCGATAGCTCTGAGCTAAAAAAAGCAGCACGAAACCGGAAAAACCGATTAAAAGCAGGATGATGCCCATAATAACGGCGTGCTTGGTATCGGATTTGATGGCCTCGTCTATCGGAGTCATATCCAGACCCACAAAAACGATAAATTCCGCCGGCGTCAGGGATATGCGGGGGTTGCCGCTTCGCTCCAACCACAATTGCATCATCATGTGGCCGTGACGCATGCGCATCGGTCCTCCGGCAGGTGAAAGCCTTCGAAAAACTTCAAATATTTTTCTTTTTCCAGGCATTGACACGATACGCCACTGAATCGAATCAAGATGAGTAATCTGTTTTAAATCCAACCCTTTTCCATAAATTTGTCCGATACGCTCGGGGGCGTTGTGAACCATTATGATTCCGTTGATATCGGTTATAAGCAGGTAGGCAATGTCAGGTTGCTGAACCGTCTCGACCAGAAGTTTCTGGAGCTGGAAACCGCTCCATTGCATTCCCATACCGGTGCGGGTGCCGGCCTCAAACGATTGTATTAAGGCTGCCCCTTTCGCCACCATAAGATGCGTGCTGTTTTCTTTCTGCCGGTTAATGTTTTGCATGGTCATAAACGCAAAAATAGGAAACAGCACCGCCGCCGCACCGATAAATATCCATGGCGGAACCCCTGTCCAGAATGGTTTGTTGATAGCCTTGTTGGTCATGATATTGTTAATAGCAAGATTAATGCCACATTCAGTTCGGATATCGTTTATTGGCTTATGGGTTAAATGGTTATAAATATCAACATTATCAAAATGTTGGAATTCGATAGCGTACAAGTGTGTAATTATGGCGCTGTTTGGTCATATTGTTTTCATAACCAGCATTTAAAAAAGTGGATACTTTTTATCCATTTTGCTGCTT includes these proteins:
- the nadA gene encoding quinolinate synthase NadA, with translation MRSSPMKEQIKALLKKRKAIMLAHNYQPPEIQDLADLTGDSLELSIKAAQTDAEVIVFCGVHFMAETASILSPDKTVLLPRKDAGCLMADMIEPEALQIMIAKLPPMPVVTYVNSTAAVKALSTICCTSANAVDVVSSLDAAEVLMTPDRNLAMYTALQTKKKIHLWDGYCPSHETLKAQDVHNAMKKHPGAVFMAHPECRPEVLELADVVRSTSGMLRYARESESAEFVVGTEIGLLYPLKKANPNKSFYPASPKMLCKNMKKITLEDIFRSLEFMQGEVKVPEDIRRPAFTAVQRMIDLSLSKMKA
- the radA gene encoding DNA repair protein RadA; the protein is MKKNSKTIFCCQSCGYQAPKWMGKCPDCGQWQTFVEETLSTKPVQGVARGLSAARPIPVAIDSITLENENRLMTGISEFDRVLGGGLVPGTLVLIGGDPGIGKSTLMLQALYALAIAGHKVLYVSGEESIRQLRMRSKRLSSVSADLLVVSEIDLESILAMVQSTQPDVLVIDSIQTMFSPDLTSAPGSVSQVRESTLRLMLMAKQTGTPVFLVGHVTKDGAIAGPRLLEHMVDAVLYFEGDRNYVFRILRAVKNRFGSTNEIGVFEMNASGLQEVANPSAVFLAERPVDTPGSVVTASMEGTRPILVELQALVSSTSFGNPRRTILGIEQNRVALLVAVMEKKLGMHLMGHDIFINVAGGVKIDEPAVDMGIVSAIASSFLDRPIQNDTIVFGEVGLTGEVRAIGHVETRVSEAKKMGFTKCFMPESNLKRMTAVNGIELRGIKTVSEAMEELF
- a CDS encoding sigma-54-dependent Fis family transcriptional regulator gives rise to the protein MKAKKTILIVDDDSAHRTMLRTLVGGWGYDIVEADDGSTAIEQVQQRPFDLVLMDVRMLKVSGIEALEQIKTFNPATPVTIMTAYSSVETAIEALKKGAYDYLTKPLDFDKLRLNLERAMEHTRLKEENRILKESLGKQFDSRNIIGRSPAMVDLLETVAHVAPSEATVMITGESGTGKELIAGAIHFNSPRKDGPFIKINCAAITETLLESELFGHEKGAFTGADRRKEGRFFQAHGGSLFLDEVSEMPLTMQVKLLRVLQERELTRVGGEQVIKVDVRLIVATNKHLPDLISAGLFREDLYYRLNVVSLKLPPLRERRDDIPLLAQHFLQVFAARNRKDIKGFTPQAMDQLIRYHWPGNVRELMNTAERGVVLARSAYLNEHDLTLIHEVPLQPAQIPNTMGFTASEVSLNEIEKATILRTLESTAGNKSEAARQLGITRKTLHKKLKTYGVMP
- a CDS encoding PAS domain-containing protein; amino-acid sequence: MTNKAINKPFWTGVPPWIFIGAAAVLFPIFAFMTMQNINRQKENSTHLMVAKGAALIQSFEAGTRTGMGMQWSGFQLQKLLVETVQQPDIAYLLITDINGIIMVHNAPERIGQIYGKGLDLKQITHLDSIQWRIVSMPGKRKIFEVFRRLSPAGGPMRMRHGHMMMQLWLERSGNPRISLTPAEFIVFVGLDMTPIDEAIKSDTKHAVIMGIILLLIGFSGFVLLFLAQSYRTARTSLSRIKAFSDNVVEHMPIGLVALDNHQQITSLNHVAGSILNLLSDNTCGKDAKDVLPPELYHLLNSLDGNKIIVEKEIDCNLSENKKIPLEVSATLLNDESGTFLGYVLLFKDLSEVRSLRKEIARSQRLASMGRLAAGVAHEIRNPLSSIKGFATYFKERYHNIPEDKHISNIMIQEVDRLNRVVGQLHEFARPITISRKSIQLNHFIKDSLKLIERQASEANINIQTRFAPEINMAFIDPDRISQVLLNLYLNAIESMQTGGDLTVTLSTNAENLGIEIRVQDTGTGIGKDDLVHIFDPFFTTKASGTGLGLAIVHNIIEAHNGEINVESRKGQGTTFTICLPGVHPNISRNGSITQAI
- a CDS encoding YebC/PmpR family DNA-binding transcriptional regulator; amino-acid sequence: MSGHSKWSSIKHKKGAVDARRGKIFTKLIKEITVAARTGGADPAANPRLRGAIQAAKSENMPKDNIERAIKKGTGELEGVSYEEALYEGYGPGGSAILIESLTDNKNRAVADIRHIINKAGGKIGAAGCVAWMFAKKGYIVVENTAVDEDVLMEAAIDAGAEDVRQDNSNYEIITAVEDFEQVKAAIDKRSISYIAAELTMLPQSTIKLRGQEAEQMVRLMETLEDCEDVQKVYTNADIPEELVGD
- a CDS encoding outer membrane lipoprotein carrier protein LolA is translated as MNKIIQILFLFSIFLFFRSFVVLGQESPAAGPQRLSLDEILNRVENRYAASGFSARFEQVSTIPAMEITETASGRIYVKRPGMMRWEYEKPDLQTVITDGKTLWIYRPEDNQVMIGKAPVFFRDGKGAGFLSDIRGIRRRFLIDLENEIQNNNYKLALYPVEKTFDVSVIYLSISAQTFEVVRIVTYNSYQDKTRIEFSNIRFEEKLDDALFTFKIPEGVEILHLDE
- a CDS encoding RlmE family RNA methyltransferase, with product MKYTNPKRGRWQDHYSQRAKQEKFPARSVYKLKEIQQKYNLIKKGDKVLDLGCSPGSWLLFAATLTGAGGRVVGIDLQPVVIKLPSQVSVYTADILSLNADILSSLGNDFNVVVSDMAPATTGSKHVDSARSFHLCQTALAMAQNVLIPGGAFVCKIFQGEDFKAFSDAVKAGFNKFKIFKPRSSRKASREIYIIGLEKH